In Lusitaniella coriacea LEGE 07157, a single genomic region encodes these proteins:
- the glpX gene encoding class II fructose-bisphosphatase, giving the protein MDSTLGLEIIEVVERAAIASAKWMGKGEKDTADEVAVEAMRERMNKIYMRGRIVIGEGERDDAPMLYIGEEVGICTRTDAKDFCNPDELVEIDIAVDPCEGTNLVAYGQPGSMAVLAISEKGGLFAAPDFYMKKLAAPASAKGHVDINKSATENLKILSDCLERSIEELVVVVMDRSRHKDLIQEIRGAGARVRLISDGDVSAAISCAFSGTNIHALMGIGAAPEGVISAAAMRCLDGHFQGQLIYDPEIVKTGLIGESKESNIARLESMGITDPDRVYNAEELACGSTVLFAACGITPGTLMEGVRFFHGGARTQSLVISSQSKTARFVDTVHLFDKPKYIQLR; this is encoded by the coding sequence GTGGATAGTACTCTAGGTTTAGAAATTATTGAAGTTGTAGAGCGAGCCGCGATCGCCTCGGCAAAATGGATGGGGAAAGGCGAAAAAGATACCGCCGATGAAGTTGCTGTAGAAGCAATGCGAGAGCGGATGAATAAAATTTATATGCGCGGTCGTATTGTTATTGGGGAAGGAGAGCGGGACGATGCACCCATGCTCTATATTGGCGAAGAGGTGGGTATTTGTACTCGCACGGATGCAAAGGATTTTTGCAACCCCGATGAATTAGTCGAAATCGATATTGCGGTCGATCCTTGCGAAGGCACCAACTTAGTCGCTTACGGACAACCGGGTTCGATGGCGGTTCTGGCGATTTCAGAAAAAGGCGGTCTATTTGCCGCACCGGATTTCTATATGAAGAAATTGGCAGCCCCTGCTTCGGCAAAGGGTCATGTGGATATTAATAAATCGGCAACGGAAAATTTAAAAATTCTGTCAGATTGCCTGGAACGCTCGATTGAAGAGTTGGTTGTGGTTGTGATGGATCGCTCCCGCCACAAAGATTTGATCCAGGAAATTCGAGGCGCAGGGGCGCGGGTTCGCTTGATTAGCGATGGCGATGTCTCAGCGGCGATTTCCTGTGCTTTTTCGGGAACCAATATCCACGCGCTGATGGGTATCGGTGCAGCGCCGGAGGGGGTTATCTCAGCCGCAGCGATGCGTTGTTTGGACGGTCACTTCCAAGGACAGCTTATTTACGATCCCGAAATCGTTAAAACGGGATTGATTGGCGAGAGCAAAGAGAGCAATATTGCGCGGCTCGAAAGCATGGGAATTACCGATCCCGATCGCGTCTACAATGCAGAGGAATTAGCCTGCGGGAGTACGGTTCTGTTCGCGGCTTGCGGCATCACCCCAGGAACCCTAATGGAAGGCGTTCGCTTCTTCCACGGTGGCGCGCGAACTCAGAGCTTGGTCATCTCCAGCCAATCTAAAACCGCTCGCTTTGTCGATACCG